CCGACTATGCCCCCCGCGGCCGGTCTTAGCGAAACTGGACCCAAGAAAATGACACGTGACCCCAAAGAGTACGTAGAACGAAGCTCGAGAGAAGAAAAGAAAATGCAGTCGCGTCGACGGATACTCGACGCAGCACGCGACGTCTTTTTTCGCGACGGTTTCATGCTGGCCAACCTCGACGAGGTCGCAACCCGAGCCGGCGTGGCAAAGGGAACCCTCTATCGATACTTCGAAAGCAAGGCCGATCTCTACGTCGCCGTGTTGGCCGAAAATGGAATGCGATTCGTAGCCAAGATGAGAGAAGTTGCGGAAAACGGCGGTCCGGCTCGCGAGACCCTGCGAAGCCTCGGCGACTTCTACATCGAACACTGGACGGCGAACACCGAATACTTCCAGATCTTTTGGGCGGTCGACAATCAATCGCTGATCGGTGGCCTGCCAGACGCTGCCCTGCGTGAAGTCTCCAACCTCTGGGAGGGATGTCTCTCCATAGTCAAGGAAGTGCTCGATCGCGGTGTCGAAGAGGGAGATATCGCTCCCTGTGACACATGGGAGGTCGCGTACATATTCTGGACGATGTCAAACGCTCTAATCCAGTCCGATTACTCTTCGGCCCTTCACAAGGAACTGCGGGGACGCCCCCTGCGTGAGGTCTTTCGCGACGCAATCGACTTGATGTTGCTAGGGATTTCGCGAGTCAAAGAAGACGCATCCTGACTAGGTCCGGGTGATGGCGGCATTTTGTTGCTATGCCCTGTCCGATCGATGAGAATGACGCTCTGTCAATATGGGGAGGTGAGAGCCATGGGTGATGGATTGGTCGAACGCGTACGCGGATTGATGTCGGATCAACTCGGGATCGATCCCGCTGAAATGAAGTCGGAAGCCAATATTCTGGAAGACCTTGGTGCCGACTCGCTGGATGTGGTCGAGCTCGTCATGGCGATCGAAGAAGCCTTCGATATCGAGATTTCAGACGAAGATGCCGAAGCCATGCAGACGGTCGGGGATATCGAGCGGTACATCATCACCAAGGTTGCGGCCTGAGCGCGGCTCCACGATTTCCTTCAAGACCTTCACAAACCGAGAACTAACCGCGAAATCCAGGCAGTAGTTTGAAGTGCGTGCCGACCGCCGTGGCAGCCAATGCCATTACCAGGGCGATTGGCAAGCGAGGTCGGAAAACCTCGTGCACGGCCTGCTGTGCGGCGGCCTGTTGTTCCGGACCTGGCGCGATTTCTTCGAACACCTGAACGAGTTCAGGTACGACCAGCAGCAAGCCAAAACCCAAAAATAGCAATGCGAAATAGAGCAGGCCCAACAGGGCCACGGGTCGATACCGCGGTCCGTCGCGCTGGGTCGTCCTCGGTGGGTTTGGGTCGAGATTCACGTTGCGAACCCTACAGTCTCCTCTCGCCGCGAGCGACAAATTCTGGCGAGTGGGCTGCTAGTCTCGTTCGCGAGCACTTTCTGAGATGAAAGCCATACGCAGCACGAGGCGAGGTGCGCCGTGGTAGCCAAAGGCAAGAGCAAAACCGCAACGCAAAAGTCTGCGTCCAAGAAGCAGCGACGGCTCGTGGTGATCGACGGAGCCAACGCGATTTTTCGCGCCTTCTTCGGCATCCCGGGATTGCGCGCGCCGGACGGCACGCCCAGCAACGCCGTCCTCGGCTTTGCGAACATCCTGAACAAGCTCATCCGAGAGGAAGCGCCCGATTTCATCGTAGTTGCGATGGATCCGAAGGGGGGCTCGTTTCGCAACGAGATGTATCCCGAATACAAGGCCAACCGCGATGCGACGCCAGAGGATCTGATCGTCCAGTTCCCGTTGGTTTGCGAGCTGATCGATGCGTTTCAGATCCCGCGCATCGAAGTGCCGGGCTTCGAGGCGGACGATGTCATCGCCACCCTGGTTCGCTGCGCACCAGAAGATGTGTCGATTTCGATCATCTCTACGGACAAGGACTTGATGCAGTTGTGCAGCGAGCGAGTCGAGTTGGTCGATGGCATCAAAGATCGCCGCTTCGGCCCAGCCGAAGTAGCCGAAAAGTTTGGCGTGCCCCCGGATCAGATGCTCGACCTGCGCGCGCTGGTCGGAGACCCCAGCGACAACATTCCCGGTGTAAAGGGAATCGGCGTGAAAGGGGCGGCGAAGCTCATAGGAGAATGGGGCACCCTGGAAAACCTTCTCGCCCATGCCGAAGAGGTGACGGGCAAGCGTGCGCGCGAAGGGTTGATTGAACACGCCGATCTCGCGGTGCTTTCAAAGGAGTTGTCGACCCTGCGCGACGACGTAGATCTGGGAATCGAGTTCGACGCTCTCGCAATCGCCGCACCGGATCTGGAAGTCTTGCGTGCGCTCTACCAGCGACTCGGGTTTACGCGTCTGCTCGAAAGTCTCGGGTTGGGCGAGGGAGCTGGCGAGACGCAAGCCGCTGAGGCCCAGGTGCTGACCGCGGCAATTAACCTCGAAGTGGTTCGAGATCCAAAGCGGCTTCGCAAGGCCACTGCCGAGTTTGCGAAGGCCGAATGCCTGGTCGTATGGGCCGTCGAAGGGCAGGGAAGCGCGGTCGATGCGCCGATTGTGGGCCTGGCGATCGGACCCGAATCCGGTGAAGGTGCAGTCTATCTCCCCATTGCAGAAGTGGTCTCCGCTCAGGAGGATCTGCCTCTCGGCCAGGATCAGGCGGTGACACTACCGATCGAAGAGGTGGTCGAATCGCTGAGACACCTGTTCGCATCGGCCTCCGCCAAGCCTTGGTTCGGTTGGAGTACGAAGCGCGTTCAATCGC
This window of the Myxococcales bacterium genome carries:
- a CDS encoding TetR/AcrR family transcriptional regulator, whose amino-acid sequence is MQSRRRILDAARDVFFRDGFMLANLDEVATRAGVAKGTLYRYFESKADLYVAVLAENGMRFVAKMREVAENGGPARETLRSLGDFYIEHWTANTEYFQIFWAVDNQSLIGGLPDAALREVSNLWEGCLSIVKEVLDRGVEEGDIAPCDTWEVAYIFWTMSNALIQSDYSSALHKELRGRPLREVFRDAIDLMLLGISRVKEDAS
- the acpP gene encoding acyl carrier protein, translating into MGDGLVERVRGLMSDQLGIDPAEMKSEANILEDLGADSLDVVELVMAIEEAFDIEISDEDAEAMQTVGDIERYIITKVAA